The Aphis gossypii isolate Hap1 chromosome 3, ASM2018417v2, whole genome shotgun sequence genome includes a region encoding these proteins:
- the LOC114127696 gene encoding UDP-glucosyltransferase 2-like isoform X2 translates to MVISITLQRTVIRFQEFLLQVIESKPYDLNIINPPSLVFTNTHFISDKPRPTPSNAVHVGGIHLKPSKKIPQDILDFIEDSPHGVILFTFGSTIAVNSLPRNILTAFKEAIAELPQKVLLKYEGEMEDKPKNVMTIKWLPQRDVLLHKNIKLFVSHGGISGLYEAVDAGVPVLGFPLFGDQHRNIDNLVESGMAVSMELFSITKDTFLKNVLDLVNNDKYTRNAKVALEIFKDRPMSPEKSVVYWTEYVIRHKGAEHLKSQALNLTWYQYFLLDVIALVILFICIVVLIVFKFLKFIRKIYTKIYSSYTKLKSD, encoded by the exons ATGGTGATATCCATAACCCTGCAACG TACAGTAATCAGATTTCAAGAATTCTTACTTCAAGTAATCGAATCAAAACCTTacgatttaaacataataaatcccCCATCATTGGTTTTTACGAACACTCATTTCATAAGCGACAAACCTAGACCAACCCCGTCAAATGCTGTTCATGTCGGTGGAATTCATTTAAAACcatctaaaaaaatacctcag GATATATTGGATTTTATTGAAGACTCTCCACATGGAGTCATTTTATTCACATTTGGTTCAACTATCGCAGTGAATTCACTcccaagaaatattttaactgcatTTAAAGAAGCAATAGCTGAGCTTCcacaaaaagttttattaaaatacgagGGAGAAATGGAAGATAAACCAAAAAATGTCATGACGATAAAATGGTTGCCTCAACGTGATGTTCTTC tgcataaaaacattaaactcTTTGTCAGTCACGGTGGAATATCTGGATTGTACGAAGCAGTAGATGCTGGAGTACCAGTATTAGGATTTCCATTATTCGGTGATCAGCATAGAAACATTGACAATTTAGTCGAGTCAGGCATGGCAGTATCAAtggaattattttcaataactaaagacacttttttaaaaaatgtattggatCTTGTTAACAACGacaa atatacacGTAACGCAAAAGTtgctttagaaatatttaaagaccGACCAATGTCACCGGAAAAGTCTGTTGTTTACTGGACAGAATATGTTATTCGTCACAAAGGAGCAGAACACCTTAAATCTCAAGCACTTAATTTAACGTGGTACCAATACTTTTTATTGGATGTAATCGCTTTagttatcttatttatttgtattgttgtgttaattgtttttaaattccttAAATTTATTCGCAAAATTTACACGAAGATATATTCATCatacactaaattaaaatctgattaa